ATATGGACTTTATCGGACGTGTGAGGAGTTTGTCGAAAGCCTTTAGTATTTTTGCGGTGTAAGAAGCCGAAACAGATGGGATAAACAATTCCTCAAACTCATATACTGTCAAATCAAGGGCACCATCTCCGAGCATAGTTCTTCCCGTTACCTCTATAAACAAGGCAGTTACAGTACAATTTAACAGTGCTGACAATAAAGTTTTATCAGATATTGCCTTTATTTCATATAAACGTTTATCTGCTAAAAAAGAACCCTCATTTAACGGCATCAGAAATCTGATATTCCAGTGTTCTTGTACAAAAATATCCCATGGCTCACGCTGGGCAACATCATACCAAAGTTTTCTGTTTTTTACAGATTGTATGTCAGGATATGAAATGCCTGCCTTTGTTTTAAGTTTTTCTCCATGCCTGATATATTTCAATGCACTTGTACCCCTTAATATTTTCTTTTCCTTATTACAAGCAAAGAGAAAAAGATTTATTTTCTGTGAGTTATCTATAGTAATCCTGTCAAGTTCTTTAAATGATTTTATCACCGGAACTAAAAACTCCTCTTCTATACCCCAATGTCTTATCTTCTTATCATCAAGATAGAAAAACTCGTTAATCCCTGTCGTAAACCCTCTTCTAACCAGAGCCAACTCCTTTAATGGAACAAACTGTTCTTTGCAAATCTCCAATATCTTAAAGTATATCTCCGGCGCTCGCAGGTACTTGCCCCACTTTACAGTTTTACCGGAGTCCTCAATCTGCTCAAGCAGCTCTCCTTGCTTCAAAACATTTATTCTGAAATTGTCATTTTCATAGCTTACACGGCCTTGTAAGTTGTTCACAATAGTTTCATTTACAAGATTGTAGTGTTCTGAGCCTGATGTCTCTATTGAATGAGTCAACTTGTAAAGCTGAAACCATCGCTCCATCGGTAGTTTTATATCCATAGGAATAAGTTCTTTAAGTCTTTTCTTTATTTTTACAAATTTTACATTGTTTTCATTCCTTTGCCTCAGGTCTTTGCAAAGCTCCAGTATTATGAAAACTGTGTTTACGGCGGCATCCTCAAACCAAGCCTCACAGCGGGACTCAATCACGGCTACTATCTTAAATTTTTTAAGAAAGAACTTTTGCAGTTCATACCCATAGGCCACATCAAGCCATGAGTTTGAGGTTACTATTCCCATCCTTCCGCCTTCTTTGAGCAGTCTTGCAGCGTGAAAAAAAAGATACGCATAAATATCAGCCTGCCCGGAGAGTCTCGTGCCACCATTATTAAAAAGCTCGGGATAATCGGCTCTCCAGTCTGCAATGAGAATCTTTTCGATATCGCTTTTATAGCCCTTAATGCGTCTCTCGATAAGTTCCTGCCGTATGTAAGGAAAATTACCGACAATTGTGTCAAATTGTGGGATTGTCTCATTAATCATAAAATCGGAGCCGGCTGTCAGCTTTGGCGGTGGAAATTTGAAAGTATCACCGGTTTTTACTTCAAAGAAATCCTTAGACAGTATCCTTGGGAAGTTGGCATAGTCTTCTATGTTTTGCCGATAAAGGTTGATTGTAGCCAATTCGGCAGGGAAATGAGCGATATCAAATCCCCATATTCTGGAAATCAGTTCTTTATGGTTTTTAGCGCCTGCCTGCCTCAATTTGTCATAGGCCCTGATTAGAAAAGTACCGGTTCCGCAGGTTGGGTCTAAAACCTTGTCCGATGCAGTTTGAACACAAAAAGAAATTATTAAATCTACAAGCTCTTCATTTGTAAAGTATTGCCCCAAAATATGTCTTTCTTGCGGTGGTATTAATTTCTCAAAAACATTTCCTATAACGTCTTGCGGCATATTAGAAAAGTTGTATCTGTTAAGGTTATCGAGAAGCTTTAGAAGTGGAGCAACAGCTTTTTCAGGAAAAGGTACTCTGTCAGGGAAATCATCTTCAAATATGGCCTGGTAGTCTATGTGCCGGGCTATTTGAAAATATTCTCTTATTTTTTCATCTATACTTGTAGGGCTTATGCTGGTTAAATCAAATTTGGGAATATCTGTGCGAAAGCGTCTGAGGGTCAGATAAAACAAGATTTTACCCAAAAGCCTGTAAATAATCTGTCTTGAGATGGTTTCAAAAAAAACATCTCCGGCATCGTAAGAAGCTATTCCCTGTTTTACCGCCCAATCAAAAAGGCCATTTTTAAATTGAGAGTTTTTACCTATTTCTGTTATCAGTGATTCATGTACAGAGGGCCAAAGAGTCTTTACCGCCCCGGAAAGCTCGTGAACAAAAAATGTGGCGTCAACATCACTTAAATAAAGGTGTCCTTCCCTGTAAAGAGTGGAGAGATCGTTTAATATTTCTTTAGTTTTTGCCTTCAGTAGTTCCCGTTTGGATACAACCCACAGGTCATCAGAAGTTGTTACCTGAGAAACCGGTTCATATGTCTTTAACCTGTGGACTCTTGACACTGCCTCCAGAGAGTAGGGAGTTCTCCAGATAACGGCATTTGCCATATTCCACGTTACAAAATAATCGGCACACATAGAACGTGCCTTTTCTGCAGCATTGTTAAGAAGCTCGTCGTCATCAACCGCTGTTGCCGGAGTTTTTAACTCCCAACCGCAAAACCCCTCATTAGCCTGCCTGTTTAACCATATCTGAATATCGGGAAATCTTGTTTTATCTTTTGATACCTTTACAGATGTCTCGGATGTTGCCACCTCAAATGCATGTGTACTATCTTTTAAAAACTCATTCAGCCACGATGTTACCTGAGACGTAAACTCTCTTTCGTTAGACTTAATATCTGTCATTGATTTCGTTTTCATGTCTATCGGAAATTTTCATCTCGATGGCAAATTTAAAAGAATCACCCTCTTTATGCCAAAAAAGATCCCTGTAATTTGGAGTTCTTTCTCTTACGGCAGATTCCAGTCCATTTTTGACGACAATGTCTCCATGAAATGAAATTATGTCAAGAAAGGTTGATTTTCCACCGGCCTTTGGACCTGCCAAAATATGAAAGTTGGCAATATCTTTTTTGATATACCCTAAACATCTGTAACGCAATGATTCAGCTAAACAAATCATCTAAACATCCTGGTTTTTAGAATTTTATGTTTAAATATATTTCTCATTTTAGGTAAATTCACTAATTACAATAGCATAAAAACAAACTGTGCTTTATCCAAACTAAGAAATCTCGTTTTATGTTATACCAAGTTGCAGTCAGAAGTAAACGCAGGCGGTTGGGAGAAAGCGGCACCTCCCCTCATAGGGGAAGGGAGACGTCAAGAAGCCTGTGACGAAGCCAACGAAGTTAGACGATTGAATGCAACTTGGTATTAATCCCCACATTCATACAAAACCTGTTATTATAGAGTATGTCGGCACAGTGGTATGAGAGTTCGGAGTTGGTGGGTAAAATCCCGGAATGAAACTTATAGACGTCATCTTTCCGTTTAACCTGCACCCGCTTGCTTACATCTGCCCTGATGAGCTGCTTGAAAAGGCCGTACCGGGAATGGCTGTTGCCGCCCCCATTCGCAATAAAATAAAAACAGGAATTATCCTGCGGGACTCTAACTATAAAAATGATAAAAACCTTAAATCTATAACCGGTTTAAAAGGCGACAGCCCTACCCTGAGCCCGTCTCACTTAAAACTCATAGAATGGATTAGCAGCTATTACTTTTCAAATATCGGTGTTGTCCTTGCCTCTGTTGTGCCGGATAATCTTTTTTCCGAAAAAAGCTCCAAACGTTCAGGGAAGCCTGAGAAGATACAACAGAGATGTATGCCGCTGGAAATTAAAAACGCTGAGTTGGCGGCAATAACCGAGCTGGTTAAACAGAATTATTTTTCAACAGTTTTGATAAAAGCTCCCGATTTTTTGTATGAGCTGTCATATGCAGTTAAACTTTTGGAGACGGTTCCCTCCGCCATTGTATTATGTCCGGGAAAGACAGATTCAGAAATACTTACCGGTATGGCAAAAAGCGCAGGGGTTTCCAATGTTGTTTGCATCAACAGCGGCTTAACCCAAAAACAACAACGTGACACATTTAAGCAACTTACTGAGGGCACCGCTGCAAGAAAAATTATCGGCACAATGTCAGCTGTACTTTCTCCGCTAAAAAACCCCTCTCTGATTGTTGTTCTTGAGGAGCAAAGCGCTCTTTACAAGCACTTTTCAAGCCCTCATTATAATGCACGGGATGTTGCAATAATGCGCGCACATGTGGAAAACATCCCTGTCATTCTTATGTCTAAAACCCCATCCGGCACATCTTACCATAACGCCGGCACAGGGAAGTACAAATACCTCGAGATTAAAAGTGATACAAGAGTCCCCAATATATCAGTGGTGCAAACACGTCAGACGCTTTCCGACAGAGTCATCTCCACGATAAAGGCTGCAATAAAAAAACAACACAACACTCTTGTTTTTATAAACAGACGCGGGCACTCCATCATTGTGTGTGCCGAGTGTGGCCTTATAGATGAGTGCCCTAAATGCAAGGCTCCACTGGTTATTCATGACAACAGGACCATGCTCTGCCACAGGTGCAGGCATCAGGGAAGGATCAGGGAAATTTGCCCAAGGTGTAAGGGGATGGATTTGAAACAGGCCGGAAGCGGCACTCAGAAAATTGAAGAGTTCATCCTGAAAAACACAGAGG
The nucleotide sequence above comes from Nitrospirae bacterium YQR-1. Encoded proteins:
- a CDS encoding SAM-dependent methyltransferase, with the protein product MKTKSMTDIKSNEREFTSQVTSWLNEFLKDSTHAFEVATSETSVKVSKDKTRFPDIQIWLNRQANEGFCGWELKTPATAVDDDELLNNAAEKARSMCADYFVTWNMANAVIWRTPYSLEAVSRVHRLKTYEPVSQVTTSDDLWVVSKRELLKAKTKEILNDLSTLYREGHLYLSDVDATFFVHELSGAVKTLWPSVHESLITEIGKNSQFKNGLFDWAVKQGIASYDAGDVFFETISRQIIYRLLGKILFYLTLRRFRTDIPKFDLTSISPTSIDEKIREYFQIARHIDYQAIFEDDFPDRVPFPEKAVAPLLKLLDNLNRYNFSNMPQDVIGNVFEKLIPPQERHILGQYFTNEELVDLIISFCVQTASDKVLDPTCGTGTFLIRAYDKLRQAGAKNHKELISRIWGFDIAHFPAELATINLYRQNIEDYANFPRILSKDFFEVKTGDTFKFPPPKLTAGSDFMINETIPQFDTIVGNFPYIRQELIERRIKGYKSDIEKILIADWRADYPELFNNGGTRLSGQADIYAYLFFHAARLLKEGGRMGIVTSNSWLDVAYGYELQKFFLKKFKIVAVIESRCEAWFEDAAVNTVFIILELCKDLRQRNENNVKFVKIKKRLKELIPMDIKLPMERWFQLYKLTHSIETSGSEHYNLVNETIVNNLQGRVSYENDNFRINVLKQGELLEQIEDSGKTVKWGKYLRAPEIYFKILEICKEQFVPLKELALVRRGFTTGINEFFYLDDKKIRHWGIEEEFLVPVIKSFKELDRITIDNSQKINLFLFACNKEKKILRGTSALKYIRHGEKLKTKAGISYPDIQSVKNRKLWYDVAQREPWDIFVQEHWNIRFLMPLNEGSFLADKRLYEIKAISDKTLLSALLNCTVTALFIEVTGRTMLGDGALDLTVYEFEELFIPSVSASYTAKILKAFDKLLTRPIKSIFEEVKLKDRQALDSAVLEALGLDPEKFLKPLYEGITTMVKERIDLAKSRKKTKNIKTQRDIDKLFEQIFEEIIPEGIRQFPEEFIDSKYLKDSNEISVPAEKLKLGSYFLGQQEVITEEGFKYNAGSMSEAKLIVYSRSPHSYVIRIPKDVNVIVTAVTNYELYLRDIKEKLFSAYFNRTHDHKLADTLVSRVFDELGLPDV
- the priA gene encoding primosomal protein N', which gives rise to MKLIDVIFPFNLHPLAYICPDELLEKAVPGMAVAAPIRNKIKTGIILRDSNYKNDKNLKSITGLKGDSPTLSPSHLKLIEWISSYYFSNIGVVLASVVPDNLFSEKSSKRSGKPEKIQQRCMPLEIKNAELAAITELVKQNYFSTVLIKAPDFLYELSYAVKLLETVPSAIVLCPGKTDSEILTGMAKSAGVSNVVCINSGLTQKQQRDTFKQLTEGTAARKIIGTMSAVLSPLKNPSLIVVLEEQSALYKHFSSPHYNARDVAIMRAHVENIPVILMSKTPSGTSYHNAGTGKYKYLEIKSDTRVPNISVVQTRQTLSDRVISTIKAAIKKQHNTLVFINRRGHSIIVCAECGLIDECPKCKAPLVIHDNRTMLCHRCRHQGRIREICPRCKGMDLKQAGSGTQKIEEFILKNTEVQPLRVDSDIAKTPKELEKLLITAAKTPIVIGTKILLKRLFFRGHFDLIVVANPDVYFSFPDYLASERLYQDISALSEMAKEAGRIIIQTSVVDKDIYRFLRRYDYKGFIMSEINKRKQLHYPPYSRLANIEIHYNESVLPPGLFLSDETEVLGPIKKEIAKEGYRHTVEAIVKAKDSGALSRLVSKLVVHKNLSVDIDVDPVTNI